Proteins encoded by one window of Mastacembelus armatus chromosome 23, fMasArm1.2, whole genome shotgun sequence:
- the mical3b gene encoding protein-methionine sulfoxide oxidase mical3b isoform X5 — translation MGDESPEGRAQELFDEFVSASTCRAALRSFSQLCEHLQLDHSSAERPLYRPIKCRLNYWRANALWAKLDRRAAQQEYQGAQVCKNTTCVVIGAGPCGLRTAVELSFMGARVVLLEKRDSFSRNNVLHLWPFTIHDLRGLGAKKFYGKFCAGSIDHISIRQLQLVLLKVALLLGVEVHVNVEFKNLVEPPVDQHRHKVGWTMEVSPKSHPVNQLEFEVIIGADGRRNTLPGFRRKEFRGKLAIAITANFKNRNTTAEAKVEEISGVAFIFNQRFFQELRQETGIDLENIVYYKDDTHYFVMTAKKQSLLEKGVILQDFADTEQLLSRVNVDQNALQQYAREAADFSTNHQLPSLDFAMNHYGQPDVAMFDFTCMYASENAAMIRHRHGHHLLVTLVGDSLLEPFWPMGTGVARGFLAALDSAWMTRSWAQGAAPLDVLAERESLYRLLPQTTPENMQKNINLFSVDPATRYLNISPLTVPPAQVRHLVDTGDEAGLNTDCGDIICLSSPRPLRQEPFSQSNELLVWCQEQTRGYRGVAVSDLTSSWKSGLALCALIHRHRPDLIDFDYLDESSVEENTRLGFNVAEREFGISPLMTVEEMWCMAEPDSLSMVMYLSQFYQLLKDSPPPAGSLCQSAELRSALLTPASLLSRLGHSPSRKRNPKEQKEAAGKRRKTSRPGEEQLESCDLNSDVDDQVSGEMFVRGSRVRLLANQLQAKLDESSSTCRISSALPRQVAVGSSDICFFCKKRVYVMERLSAEGLFFHRSCFQCDYCSSTLRLAAYAYDQHNDKFYCVQHYDCRLNAPPVRKRPTDRTASQRTSIASVGPAPSLSSADSSLPADCRRSSVVSVTTVPRERFELENYRRSSTKVEMELLEEPEEVSEETLNQFNLNLDQKHNHQDSSESEMDEEEKDRRGGRHRVTSEEARASWRATLQLHLQLKDEEEEEEEGEEEGDSEVESSDEGEYSPWEMERYSGLWLLLEEETEEEFSSLPSQSVASTAGSDITCPDTPVEPDSTSNLLFCNTSSMPSSKAPPPAPMSFTPSTASFVTTPDSTHEENRNTAPPKHHTPATVMETAAGGRGSFDDISPELPQKKPPLLQKRGVKLKGDGAGSDEEEAGSEDMRRRHIGGHSLPPLQVEGRGLLLPLMGLRQVEIEGGGARALWRAMFAGNRKEKKRGRASLSYAVRANQRRATDMRGGVTEDSDLDSSTVLQRCSLKPRNNRCSVRDTVPVQGFDGQSSCSTEVLGVLVQPKEPSSLSIKETMFQRGREDEDEDLDTKITRRVQRAARRQAKQEQLKRLHKAQMIQRQLQQVEEKQRQLEERGVMLEKALRGEADYWGDSNTSQDIDLHLEGLGKLDNPTLMQQWFQLVQQKNSLVRYESELMIFARELELEDRQSRLQQELRERMAVDDHLKEEQQLLEERLILEEMLEVVEQRDSLVSLLEEQRLQERQEDRDLEQVMMTRELALGWI, via the exons ATGGGAGACGAATCTCCAGAAGGCCGAGCTCAGGAGCTGTTTGATGAGTTTGTGTCTGCGTCGACCTGCAGGGCAGCACTGCGCTCCTTCAGCCAGCTGTGTGAACATCTGCAGCTGGACCACAGCTCCGCCGAGAGGCCGTTGTACCGTCCAATCAAATGCCGCCTCAACTACTGGAGGGCTAATGCTCTGTGGGCTAAACTGGACCGACGGGCCGCTCAGCAGGAGTACCAGGGGGCTCAGGTCTGCAAAAACACCACg TGTGTAGTCATTGGGGCGGGGCCCTGTGGTTTGAGGACGGCGGTGGAGCTGAGCTTCATGGGAGCTCGGGTGGTGCTGCTCGAGAAAAGAGATTCGTTCTCCAGAAACAACGTGCTTCACCTGTGGCCGTTCACCATCCACGACCTCCGGGGTCTCGGGGCCAAAAAATTCTATGGAAAGTTCTGCGCCGGTTCCATCGACCACATCA GTATCCGTCAGCTGCAGCTGGTTCTCCTAAAGGTCGCTTTACTGCTGGGGGTCGAAGTCCATGTCAATGTGGAGTTTAAAAACCTGGTGGAGCCACCTGTAgaccagcacagacaca AGGTGGGCTGGACGATGGAGGTGAGTCCAAAGTCTCATCCTGTCAATCAGCTGGAGTTTGAGGTCATTATCGGAGCAGACGGACGCAGGAACACACTTCCAG GTTTCAGGCGTAAAGAGTTCAGAGGGAAGCTGGCCATTGCCATCACGGCCAacttcaaaaacagaaacaccacagCTGAAGCCAAAGTGGAGGAGATCAGCGGCGTGGCGTTCATCTTCAACCAGAGGTTCTTCCAGGAACTACGACAGGAAACTG GGATTGACCTGGAAAACATTGTGTACTATAAAGACGACACTCACTACTTTGTGATGACGGCAAAGAAGCAGAGTCTATTGGAGAAAGGAGTCATTCTACAG GACTTTGCTGACACCGAACAGCTTCTCTCTCGGGTAAACGTGGACCAGAATGCATTGCAGCAGTACGCCCGTGAGGCCGCCGACTTCTCTACCAATCATCAGCTGCCATCTCTTGACTTCGCCATGAATCACTATGGGCAGCCTGATGTCGCCATGTTTGACTTCACCTGCATGTATGCCTCAGAGAACGCCGCCATGATCCGCCACCGCCACGGACACCACCTGCTGGTCACACTGGTGGGAGACAGCCTGCTGGAG CCCTTCTGGCCAATGGGAACTGGAGTAGCTCGAGGGTTTCTGGCAGCTCTAGACTCGGCCTGGATGACCCGAAGCTGGGCTCAGGGAGCAGCTCCTCTGGATGTACTGGCTGAGAG AGAGAGTTTGTACCGTCTCCTCCCTCAGACGACTCCAGAGAACATGCAGAAGAACatcaatctgttttctgttgacCCAGCAACCAGATACCTGAACATCAGTCCTCTGACTGTCCCACCTGCTCAG gtgaGACACCTGGTGGACACAGGTGATGAGGCGGGGCTAAACACAGACTGTGGTGACATCATCTGCCTATCTTCACCCAGACCCCTCAGACAAG AGCCCTTTTCTCAGTCCAATGAGCTGCTGGTGTGGTGTCAGGAGCAGACCCGTGGTTACCGTGGCGTTGCCGTGAGTGACCTAACTTCCTCCTGGAAGAGCGGCCTCGCCCTGTGTGCCCTGATCCATCGACACAGACCGGACCTTAT AGACTTTGACTATCTGGACGAGTCCTCGGTGGAAGAAAACACCCGTCTGGGTTTCAACGTGGCTGAACGAGAGTTTGGGATTTCTCCTCTGATGACGGTGGAGGAGATGTGGTGCATGGCAGAACCAGACTCTCTGTCTATGGTGATGTACCTGAGCCAGTTTTACCAGCTGCTCAAAGACTCGCCTCCCCCTGCTG gCTCGCTGTGTCAGAGCGCTGAGCTCAGATCAGCCCTCCTCACGCCGGCCTCCCTCCTCAGCCGACTGGGACACAGTCCATCCAGGAAAAGAAACCCAAAG GAGCAGAAAGAAGCTGCAGGTAAACGGAGGAAGACCAGTCGCCCAGGTGAAGAGCAGCTGGAG TCATGTGACCTAAACAGTGACGTTGACGACCAGGTGTCTGGTGAGATGTTTGTCAGAGGGTCCAGAGTTCGTCTGTTAGCCAATCAGCTGCAGGCAAAGCTGGACGAGAGTTCATCTACCTGCAGGATTTCTTCAGCTTTACCACGACAG GTTGCAGTGGGCAGCAGTGACATCTGTTTCTTCTGTAAAAAGAGAGTTTATGTGATGGAGCGTCTGAGTGCTGAGGGCCTGTTCTTCCATCGCAGTTGTTTCCAGTGTGATTACTGCAGCAGCACTCTCCGACTGGCCGCATACGCCTACGACCAACACAACG ACAAGTTTTACTGTGTCCAACATTACGACTGTCGCTTGAATGCACCGCCTGTGAGGAAGAGGCCGACAGACAGGACTGCTTCACAGCGAACATCAATA gCGTCTGTGGGTCCAGCTCCGTCCCTTTCCTCTGCTGACTCTTCTCTCCCAGCTGATTGTCGTCGCTCCTCAG TGGTTTCTGTGACGACAGTGCCGCGCGAGAGGTTCGAGCTGGAAAACTACCGACGCAGCTCGACAAAGGTGGAGatggagctgctggaggagccCGAGGAGGTCTCAGAGGAGACCCTGAACCAGTTCAACCTGAACCTGGACCAGAAACATAATCACCAGGACAG TTCAGAATCAGAGATGGACGAGGAAGAGAAGGACAGACGAGGAGGTCGACACCGGGTGACCTCAGAGGAGGCCAGAGCTTCATGGAGGGCaactctgcagctccacctccaaCTGaaagatgaggaagaagaggaggaggaaggtgaaGAAGAGGGAGACAGTGAGGTGGAGTCGAGTGATG AGGGGGAGTACAGCCCCTGGGAGATGGAGCGTTACTCAGGCCTGTGGCTCCTGTTAGAGGAGGAGACAG AGGAGGagttttcttctcttccctctcAAAGTGTCGCCTCGACTGCAGGAAGTGACATCACATGTCCTGACACACCTGTCGAACCTGACTCCACCTCCAACTTGCTATTCTGCAATACCTCTTCGATGCCTTCATCTAAGGCTCCGCCCCCTGCCCCCATGTCCTTCACACCTTCCACCGCTTCCTTTGTTACCACACCTGACTCTACCCATGAGGAGAACAGAAATACAGCCCCACCCAAACACCACACACCTGCTACTGTCATGGAAACCGCTGCTGGTGGGCGTGGCTCATTTGATGACATCAGCCCTGAACTGCCACAGAAGAAGCCCCCCCTCCTTCAGAAGAGGGGGGTGAAGTTAAAAGGTGACGGGGCGGGGTCAGATGAGGAAGAGGCTGGGTCTGAGGATATGAGGCGGAGACACATAGGAGGTCACAGCCTCCCCCCCCTGCAGGTGGAGGGTAGGGGTCTTCTCCTTCCACTGATGGGGCTCAGACAGGTGGAGATAGAAGGGGGTGGAGCCAGAGCTCTGTGGAGGGCGATGTTCGCtggaaacaggaaggaaaagaagagaggcAGGGCTTCACTTTCATATGCAGTCAGAGCCAATCAGAGAAGAGCCACAG ATATGAGAGGAGGCGTAACAGAAGATTCTGATCTGGATTCATCCACTGTGCTTCAGAGGTGTTCCCTAAAACCCAGAAACAAC AGATGTTCTGTGAGGGACACAGTCCCCGTCCAGGGCTTTGATGGACAATCCTCCTGTTCCACTGAGGTTTTGGGGGTCCTGGTCCAGCCAAAGGAGCCATCCAGTCTGAGCATCAAGGAGACCATGTTCCAGAGGGGACgagaggatgaggatgaagatCTAGACACCAAAATCACTCGACGGGTTCAGAGAGCCGCTCGAAGACAGGCCAAACAAGAACAGTTGAAGAGACTCCACAAGGCTCAG ATGATCCAGAGACAGCTACAGCAGgtggaggagaaacagagacagcTGGAAGAGAGAGGAGTGATGCTGGAGAAAGCCCTCAGAGGAGAAGCTG aTTACTGGGGAGACTCTAACACCAGCCAAGACATTGACCTTCACCTGGAAG GACTGGGTAAACTGGATAACCCGactctgatgcagcagtggttccAGTTGGTGCAGCAGAAGAACTCTCTGGTTCGATATGAATCTGAACTCATGATATT TGCTCGAGAGTTGGAGCTGGAGGACAGACAGAGTCGGCTGCAGCAAGAGCTCAGGGAGAGGATGGCTGTGGATG ACCACCtgaaggaggagcagcagctgttggAGGAGCGACTTATCCTGGAGGAGATGTTGGAGGTGGTGGAACAGAGAGATTCTCTTGTGTCTCTGCTGGAGGAACAAAGGCTACAGGAACGACAGGAAGACCGGGATTTGGAGCAGGTCATGATGACCCGAGAGCTGGCACTTGGCTGGATCTGA
- the mical3b gene encoding protein-methionine sulfoxide oxidase mical3b isoform X8 encodes MGDESPEGRAQELFDEFVSASTCRAALRSFSQLCEHLQLDHSSAERPLYRPIKCRLNYWRANALWAKLDRRAAQQEYQGAQVCKNTTCVVIGAGPCGLRTAVELSFMGARVVLLEKRDSFSRNNVLHLWPFTIHDLRGLGAKKFYGKFCAGSIDHISIRQLQLVLLKVALLLGVEVHVNVEFKNLVEPPVDQHRHKVGWTMEVSPKSHPVNQLEFEVIIGADGRRNTLPGFRRKEFRGKLAIAITANFKNRNTTAEAKVEEISGVAFIFNQRFFQELRQETGIDLENIVYYKDDTHYFVMTAKKQSLLEKGVILQDFADTEQLLSRVNVDQNALQQYAREAADFSTNHQLPSLDFAMNHYGQPDVAMFDFTCMYASENAAMIRHRHGHHLLVTLVGDSLLEPFWPMGTGVARGFLAALDSAWMTRSWAQGAAPLDVLAERESLYRLLPQTTPENMQKNINLFSVDPATRYLNISPLTVPPAQVRHLVDTGDEAGLNTDCGDIICLSSPRPLRQEPFSQSNELLVWCQEQTRGYRGVAVSDLTSSWKSGLALCALIHRHRPDLIDFDYLDESSVEENTRLGFNVAEREFGISPLMTVEEMWCMAEPDSLSMVMYLSQFYQLLKDSPPPAGSLCQSAELRSALLTPASLLSRLGHSPSRKRNPKEQKEAAGKRRKTSRPGEEQLESCDLNSDVDDQVSGEMFVRGSRVRLLANQLQAKLDESSSTCRISSALPRQQGELVSSFPPPSESADAAAPASAWRPKKRTLQQEQMSFRFKEKLKSQYALSKDEQVAVGSSDICFFCKKRVYVMERLSAEGLFFHRSCFQCDYCSSTLRLAAYAYDQHNDKFYCVQHYDCRLNAPPVRKRPTDRTASQRTSIASVGPAPSLSSADSSLPADCRRSSECVCFCVCLCVCVAVLVCLQWFL; translated from the exons ATGGGAGACGAATCTCCAGAAGGCCGAGCTCAGGAGCTGTTTGATGAGTTTGTGTCTGCGTCGACCTGCAGGGCAGCACTGCGCTCCTTCAGCCAGCTGTGTGAACATCTGCAGCTGGACCACAGCTCCGCCGAGAGGCCGTTGTACCGTCCAATCAAATGCCGCCTCAACTACTGGAGGGCTAATGCTCTGTGGGCTAAACTGGACCGACGGGCCGCTCAGCAGGAGTACCAGGGGGCTCAGGTCTGCAAAAACACCACg TGTGTAGTCATTGGGGCGGGGCCCTGTGGTTTGAGGACGGCGGTGGAGCTGAGCTTCATGGGAGCTCGGGTGGTGCTGCTCGAGAAAAGAGATTCGTTCTCCAGAAACAACGTGCTTCACCTGTGGCCGTTCACCATCCACGACCTCCGGGGTCTCGGGGCCAAAAAATTCTATGGAAAGTTCTGCGCCGGTTCCATCGACCACATCA GTATCCGTCAGCTGCAGCTGGTTCTCCTAAAGGTCGCTTTACTGCTGGGGGTCGAAGTCCATGTCAATGTGGAGTTTAAAAACCTGGTGGAGCCACCTGTAgaccagcacagacaca AGGTGGGCTGGACGATGGAGGTGAGTCCAAAGTCTCATCCTGTCAATCAGCTGGAGTTTGAGGTCATTATCGGAGCAGACGGACGCAGGAACACACTTCCAG GTTTCAGGCGTAAAGAGTTCAGAGGGAAGCTGGCCATTGCCATCACGGCCAacttcaaaaacagaaacaccacagCTGAAGCCAAAGTGGAGGAGATCAGCGGCGTGGCGTTCATCTTCAACCAGAGGTTCTTCCAGGAACTACGACAGGAAACTG GGATTGACCTGGAAAACATTGTGTACTATAAAGACGACACTCACTACTTTGTGATGACGGCAAAGAAGCAGAGTCTATTGGAGAAAGGAGTCATTCTACAG GACTTTGCTGACACCGAACAGCTTCTCTCTCGGGTAAACGTGGACCAGAATGCATTGCAGCAGTACGCCCGTGAGGCCGCCGACTTCTCTACCAATCATCAGCTGCCATCTCTTGACTTCGCCATGAATCACTATGGGCAGCCTGATGTCGCCATGTTTGACTTCACCTGCATGTATGCCTCAGAGAACGCCGCCATGATCCGCCACCGCCACGGACACCACCTGCTGGTCACACTGGTGGGAGACAGCCTGCTGGAG CCCTTCTGGCCAATGGGAACTGGAGTAGCTCGAGGGTTTCTGGCAGCTCTAGACTCGGCCTGGATGACCCGAAGCTGGGCTCAGGGAGCAGCTCCTCTGGATGTACTGGCTGAGAG AGAGAGTTTGTACCGTCTCCTCCCTCAGACGACTCCAGAGAACATGCAGAAGAACatcaatctgttttctgttgacCCAGCAACCAGATACCTGAACATCAGTCCTCTGACTGTCCCACCTGCTCAG gtgaGACACCTGGTGGACACAGGTGATGAGGCGGGGCTAAACACAGACTGTGGTGACATCATCTGCCTATCTTCACCCAGACCCCTCAGACAAG AGCCCTTTTCTCAGTCCAATGAGCTGCTGGTGTGGTGTCAGGAGCAGACCCGTGGTTACCGTGGCGTTGCCGTGAGTGACCTAACTTCCTCCTGGAAGAGCGGCCTCGCCCTGTGTGCCCTGATCCATCGACACAGACCGGACCTTAT AGACTTTGACTATCTGGACGAGTCCTCGGTGGAAGAAAACACCCGTCTGGGTTTCAACGTGGCTGAACGAGAGTTTGGGATTTCTCCTCTGATGACGGTGGAGGAGATGTGGTGCATGGCAGAACCAGACTCTCTGTCTATGGTGATGTACCTGAGCCAGTTTTACCAGCTGCTCAAAGACTCGCCTCCCCCTGCTG gCTCGCTGTGTCAGAGCGCTGAGCTCAGATCAGCCCTCCTCACGCCGGCCTCCCTCCTCAGCCGACTGGGACACAGTCCATCCAGGAAAAGAAACCCAAAG GAGCAGAAAGAAGCTGCAGGTAAACGGAGGAAGACCAGTCGCCCAGGTGAAGAGCAGCTGGAG TCATGTGACCTAAACAGTGACGTTGACGACCAGGTGTCTGGTGAGATGTTTGTCAGAGGGTCCAGAGTTCGTCTGTTAGCCAATCAGCTGCAGGCAAAGCTGGACGAGAGTTCATCTACCTGCAGGATTTCTTCAGCTTTACCACGACAG CAGGGGGAACTGGTGTCCAGCTTCCCTCCCCCTTCAGAGTCTGCAGACGCTGCCGCCCCAGCATCTGCTTGGAGACCG AAAAAACGAACCCTTCAACAGGAACAGATGAGTTTTCGGTTCAAAGAGAAGCTCAAGTCTCAGTATGCCCTCAGCAAGGATGAGCAG GTTGCAGTGGGCAGCAGTGACATCTGTTTCTTCTGTAAAAAGAGAGTTTATGTGATGGAGCGTCTGAGTGCTGAGGGCCTGTTCTTCCATCGCAGTTGTTTCCAGTGTGATTACTGCAGCAGCACTCTCCGACTGGCCGCATACGCCTACGACCAACACAACG ACAAGTTTTACTGTGTCCAACATTACGACTGTCGCTTGAATGCACCGCCTGTGAGGAAGAGGCCGACAGACAGGACTGCTTCACAGCGAACATCAATA gCGTCTGTGGGTCCAGCTCCGTCCCTTTCCTCTGCTGACTCTTCTCTCCCAGCTGATTGTCGTCGCTCCTCAG agtgtgtgtgtttctgtgtgtgtctgtgtgtatgtgtggctgtgttggtgtgtttgcaGTGGTTTCTGTGA
- the mical3b gene encoding protein-methionine sulfoxide oxidase mical3b isoform X7, which yields MGDESPEGRAQELFDEFVSASTCRAALRSFSQLCEHLQLDHSSAERPLYRPIKCRLNYWRANALWAKLDRRAAQQEYQGAQVCKNTTCVVIGAGPCGLRTAVELSFMGARVVLLEKRDSFSRNNVLHLWPFTIHDLRGLGAKKFYGKFCAGSIDHISIRQLQLVLLKVALLLGVEVHVNVEFKNLVEPPVDQHRHKVGWTMEVSPKSHPVNQLEFEVIIGADGRRNTLPGFRRKEFRGKLAIAITANFKNRNTTAEAKVEEISGVAFIFNQRFFQELRQETGIDLENIVYYKDDTHYFVMTAKKQSLLEKGVILQDFADTEQLLSRVNVDQNALQQYAREAADFSTNHQLPSLDFAMNHYGQPDVAMFDFTCMYASENAAMIRHRHGHHLLVTLVGDSLLEPFWPMGTGVARGFLAALDSAWMTRSWAQGAAPLDVLAERESLYRLLPQTTPENMQKNINLFSVDPATRYLNISPLTVPPAQVRHLVDTGDEAGLNTDCGDIICLSSPRPLRQEPFSQSNELLVWCQEQTRGYRGVAVSDLTSSWKSGLALCALIHRHRPDLIDFDYLDESSVEENTRLGFNVAEREFGISPLMTVEEMWCMAEPDSLSMVMYLSQFYQLLKDSPPPAGSLCQSAELRSALLTPASLLSRLGHSPSRKRNPKEQKEAAGKRRKTSRPGEEQLESCDLNSDVDDQVSGEMFVRGSRVRLLANQLQAKLDESSSTCRISSALPRQQGELVSSFPPPSESADAAAPASAWRPKKRTLQQEQMSFRFKEKLKSQYALSKDEQVAVGSSDICFFCKKRVYVMERLSAEGLFFHRSCFQCDYCSSTLRLAAYAYDQHNDKFYCVQHYDCRLNAPPVRKRPTDRTASQRTSIASVGPAPSLSSADSSLPADCRRSSVVSVTTVPRERFELENYRRSSTKVEMELLEEPEEVSEETLNQFNLNLDQKHNHQDSSESEMDEEEKDRRGGRHRVTSEEARASWRATLQLHLQLKDEEEEEEEGEEEGDSEVESSDEMFCEGHSPRPGL from the exons ATGGGAGACGAATCTCCAGAAGGCCGAGCTCAGGAGCTGTTTGATGAGTTTGTGTCTGCGTCGACCTGCAGGGCAGCACTGCGCTCCTTCAGCCAGCTGTGTGAACATCTGCAGCTGGACCACAGCTCCGCCGAGAGGCCGTTGTACCGTCCAATCAAATGCCGCCTCAACTACTGGAGGGCTAATGCTCTGTGGGCTAAACTGGACCGACGGGCCGCTCAGCAGGAGTACCAGGGGGCTCAGGTCTGCAAAAACACCACg TGTGTAGTCATTGGGGCGGGGCCCTGTGGTTTGAGGACGGCGGTGGAGCTGAGCTTCATGGGAGCTCGGGTGGTGCTGCTCGAGAAAAGAGATTCGTTCTCCAGAAACAACGTGCTTCACCTGTGGCCGTTCACCATCCACGACCTCCGGGGTCTCGGGGCCAAAAAATTCTATGGAAAGTTCTGCGCCGGTTCCATCGACCACATCA GTATCCGTCAGCTGCAGCTGGTTCTCCTAAAGGTCGCTTTACTGCTGGGGGTCGAAGTCCATGTCAATGTGGAGTTTAAAAACCTGGTGGAGCCACCTGTAgaccagcacagacaca AGGTGGGCTGGACGATGGAGGTGAGTCCAAAGTCTCATCCTGTCAATCAGCTGGAGTTTGAGGTCATTATCGGAGCAGACGGACGCAGGAACACACTTCCAG GTTTCAGGCGTAAAGAGTTCAGAGGGAAGCTGGCCATTGCCATCACGGCCAacttcaaaaacagaaacaccacagCTGAAGCCAAAGTGGAGGAGATCAGCGGCGTGGCGTTCATCTTCAACCAGAGGTTCTTCCAGGAACTACGACAGGAAACTG GGATTGACCTGGAAAACATTGTGTACTATAAAGACGACACTCACTACTTTGTGATGACGGCAAAGAAGCAGAGTCTATTGGAGAAAGGAGTCATTCTACAG GACTTTGCTGACACCGAACAGCTTCTCTCTCGGGTAAACGTGGACCAGAATGCATTGCAGCAGTACGCCCGTGAGGCCGCCGACTTCTCTACCAATCATCAGCTGCCATCTCTTGACTTCGCCATGAATCACTATGGGCAGCCTGATGTCGCCATGTTTGACTTCACCTGCATGTATGCCTCAGAGAACGCCGCCATGATCCGCCACCGCCACGGACACCACCTGCTGGTCACACTGGTGGGAGACAGCCTGCTGGAG CCCTTCTGGCCAATGGGAACTGGAGTAGCTCGAGGGTTTCTGGCAGCTCTAGACTCGGCCTGGATGACCCGAAGCTGGGCTCAGGGAGCAGCTCCTCTGGATGTACTGGCTGAGAG AGAGAGTTTGTACCGTCTCCTCCCTCAGACGACTCCAGAGAACATGCAGAAGAACatcaatctgttttctgttgacCCAGCAACCAGATACCTGAACATCAGTCCTCTGACTGTCCCACCTGCTCAG gtgaGACACCTGGTGGACACAGGTGATGAGGCGGGGCTAAACACAGACTGTGGTGACATCATCTGCCTATCTTCACCCAGACCCCTCAGACAAG AGCCCTTTTCTCAGTCCAATGAGCTGCTGGTGTGGTGTCAGGAGCAGACCCGTGGTTACCGTGGCGTTGCCGTGAGTGACCTAACTTCCTCCTGGAAGAGCGGCCTCGCCCTGTGTGCCCTGATCCATCGACACAGACCGGACCTTAT AGACTTTGACTATCTGGACGAGTCCTCGGTGGAAGAAAACACCCGTCTGGGTTTCAACGTGGCTGAACGAGAGTTTGGGATTTCTCCTCTGATGACGGTGGAGGAGATGTGGTGCATGGCAGAACCAGACTCTCTGTCTATGGTGATGTACCTGAGCCAGTTTTACCAGCTGCTCAAAGACTCGCCTCCCCCTGCTG gCTCGCTGTGTCAGAGCGCTGAGCTCAGATCAGCCCTCCTCACGCCGGCCTCCCTCCTCAGCCGACTGGGACACAGTCCATCCAGGAAAAGAAACCCAAAG GAGCAGAAAGAAGCTGCAGGTAAACGGAGGAAGACCAGTCGCCCAGGTGAAGAGCAGCTGGAG TCATGTGACCTAAACAGTGACGTTGACGACCAGGTGTCTGGTGAGATGTTTGTCAGAGGGTCCAGAGTTCGTCTGTTAGCCAATCAGCTGCAGGCAAAGCTGGACGAGAGTTCATCTACCTGCAGGATTTCTTCAGCTTTACCACGACAG CAGGGGGAACTGGTGTCCAGCTTCCCTCCCCCTTCAGAGTCTGCAGACGCTGCCGCCCCAGCATCTGCTTGGAGACCG AAAAAACGAACCCTTCAACAGGAACAGATGAGTTTTCGGTTCAAAGAGAAGCTCAAGTCTCAGTATGCCCTCAGCAAGGATGAGCAG GTTGCAGTGGGCAGCAGTGACATCTGTTTCTTCTGTAAAAAGAGAGTTTATGTGATGGAGCGTCTGAGTGCTGAGGGCCTGTTCTTCCATCGCAGTTGTTTCCAGTGTGATTACTGCAGCAGCACTCTCCGACTGGCCGCATACGCCTACGACCAACACAACG ACAAGTTTTACTGTGTCCAACATTACGACTGTCGCTTGAATGCACCGCCTGTGAGGAAGAGGCCGACAGACAGGACTGCTTCACAGCGAACATCAATA gCGTCTGTGGGTCCAGCTCCGTCCCTTTCCTCTGCTGACTCTTCTCTCCCAGCTGATTGTCGTCGCTCCTCAG TGGTTTCTGTGACGACAGTGCCGCGCGAGAGGTTCGAGCTGGAAAACTACCGACGCAGCTCGACAAAGGTGGAGatggagctgctggaggagccCGAGGAGGTCTCAGAGGAGACCCTGAACCAGTTCAACCTGAACCTGGACCAGAAACATAATCACCAGGACAG TTCAGAATCAGAGATGGACGAGGAAGAGAAGGACAGACGAGGAGGTCGACACCGGGTGACCTCAGAGGAGGCCAGAGCTTCATGGAGGGCaactctgcagctccacctccaaCTGaaagatgaggaagaagaggaggaggaaggtgaaGAAGAGGGAGACAGTGAGGTGGAGTCGAGTGATG AGATGTTCTGTGAGGGACACAGTCCCCGTCCAGGGCTTTGA